From Mastacembelus armatus chromosome 13, fMasArm1.2, whole genome shotgun sequence, one genomic window encodes:
- the gpr4 gene encoding G-protein coupled receptor 4 codes for MCNISFCNVDSKVDQFFQPTLYIIVIVLGLPTNCMALWAAYMQVRQRNELGIYLMNLSVADLLYITTLPLWIDYFLQHDDWIHGQESCKLFGFIFYTNIYISIAFLCCISLDRFLAVAYPLRFTKVRQIKTAVLVSTMVWIIEIVANSAPLFHNELFKDRFNHTFCFEKYPMEAWVAGMNLYRTFLGFLVPWTAMLVAYHGILAAVRCNVSTERQEKAKIQRLALSLILIVLVCFGPYHVLLLVRSVIFLRKPCDCSSEESLFAAYHISLALTSLNCVADPILYCFVNEGARHDVSQALSALLSAACHRRASSSPSHADMLNTGSVTLETPLSVKKQPCVYTDGEKTSSYKTELVALKEECLQMTILSVKK; via the exons ATGTGCAACATCTCATTCTGTAATGTGGACAGTAAGGTAGACCAGTTCTTCCAGCCCACACTCTACATCATAGTCATTGTTCTGGGGCTGCCCACCAACTGCATGGCCCTGTGGGCTGCCTACATGCAG GTACGCCAGCGTAACGAGCTCGGGATCTACCTGATGAACCTGTCTGTAGCTGACCTCCTCTATATCACCACTCTTCCTCTATGGATTGACTACTTCCTGCAGCACGATGACTGGATCCATGGTCAAGAGAGCTGCAAGCTGTTCGGCTTCATCTTCTACACTAATATTTACATCAGCATCGCCTTCCTCTGCTGTATATCACTAGACAGGTTCCTGGCTGTGGCGTACCCTCTGCGCTTCACCAAGGTTCGACAAATCAAAACAG CTGTCCTAGTCAGCACCATGGTGTGGATCATTGAGATTGTTGCCAATTCTGCTCCTCTTTTCCACAATGAGCTCTTCAAGGATCGGTTCAACCACACCTTCTGCTTTGAGAAGTATCCCATGGAGGCCTGGGTGGCAGGAATGAACCTCTACAGGACATTTTTGGGCTTCCTTGTCCCCTGGACAGCTATGCTGGTTGCCTACCATGGGATTCTAGCAGCAGTGCGCTGCAATGTCTCAACGGAGCGGCAGGAAAAGGCTAAAATTCAGCGATTGGCATTGAGTTTGATCCTGATCGTTTTGGTCTGCTTTGGACCATACCACGTCCTACTCCTGGTGAGGAGTGTAATTTTTCTAAGGAAGCCATGTGACTGTAGCTCAGAGGAGAGCTTGTTTGCAGCGTACCACATATCCCTGGCACTGACCAGCCTCAACTGTGTTGCTGACCCCATTTTGTACTGTTTTGTTAATGAGGGGGCTAGGCATGACGTTAGCCAAGCCCTCTCAGCTTTACTGTCTGCAGCCTGCCACAGGAGGGCCTCTTCCTCACCGTCACATGCTGACATGCTCAACACTGGTTCAGTAACCTTGGAGACACCTCTGTCGGTAAAGAAGCAGCCTTGTGTGTACACTGATGGAGAGAAGACAAGCAGCTACAAGACAGAACTTGTGGCTCTGAAGGAGGAGTGTCTACAGATGACCATCCTCAGTGTGAAGAAGTGA